Part of the Helicobacter bilis genome is shown below.
CTCCACCTTGCCTTATAACCCCTTGTATCTAAATGCACGAATCCCCTAAACTCATCGGCTGGATTTATGCTTATTGCAATACCAAAGGGCTTGTCATTATATGTTTTTAATACATGCTCGAATACCTTTTTAGTAGGAATGCCTTTTACCACAAAATCCACTGCATCACCTGCTATATGCCTTGACTTTGAAGCTCCACCTATCTTTTTATTATGTGTAGGACAGCGATAACCGCTATTTATAGTAATAGGGGCGTTAAAATGCTCT
Proteins encoded:
- a CDS encoding D-Ala-D-Ala carboxypeptidase family metallohydrolase; amino-acid sequence: MKENKYFKEAEFKCKCGKCELPKSMPTDELIDTLVEIREHFNAPITINSGYRCPTHNKKIGGASKSRHIAGDAVDFVVKGIPTKKVFEHVLKTYNDKPFGIAISINPADEFRGFVHLDTRGYKARWSYNKAGEVYLAEIKKELNLA